Within Sorangiineae bacterium MSr11367, the genomic segment GCTCGGGCGATAGGCGAAGAGGTCGGACATCACGTAGTCGATGCTCGATTTGGTGTCATCGTCGAGTGCGTCGAAGGCGCGCCGTGCCTCGACGTTGTTGTCGACGAGTGTGCCCTTCATGCCGTAAATCGAAACGAGCCATCGCGTGAGAAATCCGGTGCCGGCGCCGAGCTCCAGGACCTTGCGTCCCGGGGTGTCGACGTTCTGGAGCAGCGCGCGCAGCATGCGGGTCACCACGAAGGTGAACTGCGGGCGGTTCTCGCGGAGAAGGTCGCGAAGATCGTTGACCAAGGTGAGGGGATCCAATTGGCCGAGGTGCCGGTCGACGTTGCCTCGCGCGAAGAAGTCGGACCAATCGAACGCGGCGCCGCGGTCGGCGAGCATATTGCGTGTCAGGTACATGGATATTCCTTTTGCGATCAGGGCTGTCCGCCGAGGGCGCGGTAGATCATGCCGGGGGAAAGGAGCGCCGACGGTGGGCTCACCAGGTGGAGCACTTCGAGCATGCGCTGGCTGACGGTTGCGGAGACCGAACCCGCGCGCATCAATCGCTGCATGTACCAATTGGCCATGCGCCGTGCTGCGGCGACCAGGAAGGGCGTGGGCCCGGCGGTGCCGGGAAGGGTCAGGTCGCCGCCGGTGGCCATCTGCCAGAGCGGAACGACGGATTTGGCTGCCCGCCGGTAAAATGCGCGGGCAAGTTGAGCATCGAGGCCCGGGGTGCGCTCCAAGGTGGCATCGAGGGCCTCCGACTGCAAGGCCGCAGACGTCATGCCCTGTCCATAAACGGGATTGAGGCTGCAAATGCCGTCGCCGAGTACGATGAGGCCGTGCGGCAGACGCGCGGCTCGCTCGAAGTGGCGCAGTTGGCTGGAGAGAAAGCGATACCCCACGACGGGGCCGAGCGGCTCGGATCGGGTCAGAAGATCGGCCACCACGGGGCTGGGGAGGCTCTTGGCGAATGCCAAATAGCCGGCGTCGTCGGTGGGCGGATGATCGCCGTGATACCCCGCGAGCGTGACCACCCAGCGCCCCCTTTCCATGGGATACAGGGCGCACAGTCGCGTGGGCGGATCGGCGGAGACCATGGCAAAGCGCCAATCGCGCATTTCTCCTTCGGGCGGGCGGATGACGCGTGTCGCATAGCCCACGTCGATGGTCACGTTGTCCGTGGGGGGCGGCTCGTAGCCGAGCGGCGCGAGCCAGCGCAGCGATCGGGCGCCCCGGCCCGATGCGTCCACCACGAGATCGGCGCGGTAGGTCACTCCATTGCCCAGCCGCACCCCGGTGATGCGCCGGCCGTCGTCGGTGCTCGTGAGATCGGCAATGGTCGTCTCGGCGCGGAAGGTCACGCGCCGCAAATCGCGAACGCGCTCCCGCACATGGTGCTCGAGCAACGAGCGCGAGCAGGCCGGCATTTTCAAGTCGGAATCGAATCGAACGCGCGTGCCCCCATTCATGTAGAAATGACCGTCGCGCGTGAGGCTGATGGGGACGGCACCGCCGGCGATCAGGTCCTTGGTGAACCCCGGAAACCATGTTTCCAGGCGGCGCTGGCCGGCGATGAGCAGGCCGTGAAAGTGACGGCCTTGGGGGACCCCGCGTCGGTCGGTCGGGCTATTGGGCAATGCATCACGCTCGAAGACGGTGACGTTTTGGAAGTGATTGGCCAATGCGCGGGCTGCGCAGAGACCGGCCATGCTCGCGCCAATGACGATGGCCGAACCACGCGGATGGTCGAGTTGCTTGGACATGGGGTCCTCCGTTCTGGGTTGAATTAAAGCCAATCGTGAATGGCGCGCGCCGATGCGCCTGCGTGTTCGGCAATCATGGTGACGTGGTCGCCCGGTATTTCGATGACGTCGTGCGGGTGCTCCCAATGCGCGCGCCATGCGTCGCCGTCGCCCATGCCCGGCAGCGGCTCCGCGACCCGAATGACCAAAGTGCGTGCGGCTATGGGCGCGGGTCGGTAGCCGGCGAAGAGGCGGAAGTACCACATCATGGCGGTGAGCTCGTCGTCCATGCGGGGTGCGGAGTCGAGCTGCCCCATCCAGACGCGCCGCAGGGCCTCTTGGAAGCGCGGTGGGACCTCGTCGGGCAGGTACGTATCGAGCAGCACCACACCGGCGGGCGAAACGCCGCGGCGTTCGAGCTCGCGCGCGACTTCGTAGGCGATCCACCCGCCCGAGGAACATCCCATGAGGGCGAAAGGTTCGTCGGCGCTATATCGAAGTACGGTATCGGCATGATCGCGAATGACCGCGGCGGCTTCGCGGGGGAGCGGCTCGCCGGTGCCGAATCCGGTGTGCGGGAGAACCCACGTTTCGCGGAGTTCCTTGAGCGATGCCGCCAGGCGGGCGTACTGAATGGGGCCCGTCGGCGCGGCGAGCGAGGGAAAGCAGAACAGCCGCGGTCGCGCCTCGCCCCGTGCGAGGCAGACCGGTGCAGGGGCGCTGCCTTGCGAGGCCTCGGAGGCCATGCGGGGAGCACGGGCGCGGGCGGCGATTTCGAGGAGCTCCCAGGCGTGGTCGTGCTGGCCTTCGGCGTACGCTCTGCGAAACAGCGCGAGCAGGCCCGCGGGGAGATCGAGCGCGGGCGCGGTATCCCCGTCGTCGTGCTCGGCCTCGAGCTTTCGCAGGATGGCCGCGGCGGCCTTGCGCGGTGTGGGGGACTCGAAAAGAAGGGCGGCCGGCAGCTTGATCCCGAGGTGCGCGCTCAGTTCTTGCCGCAGCTCGACGGCCATGAGCGAGTTCAACCCGAGCTCGAGCAGCGATCGATCGTGCGCCATGTCGCGTGCCGAACGAAGGCCGAGTTTCTGCGCCGCTTTTTCGCAGAAGATGTCCAGCACCGCCCGGACGCGCTCCGCCTCGGGCAGTCGCTTGATTTTCGCGCGAAGGAGCGGTGATGCCGAGGACGCGTTGCGCGAGGGCGCGGCGATGAGGGCGCGAAGCAGCGGCGGAATGGCTTCGCCCGAGCCCGAGCGGGAAAGGGAGGTGCGCATGCGGGCGAGGTCGAAGGCCACGGGCACGGAGAGCACGTCACCCGATTCCAGGGCGCGTTCGAAGAGGCGCATTCCTTCGTCCACCGCGAGCGGCGCGAGGCCGAGGCGGGCCATGCGCGCGATGTCCGCCTGCTGGAGGTGTGCCGTCATGTTGCTTTGCACGGCCCAGTAGCCCCAGGCGAGGGCGGTCGCGGAGAGCCCGCGCGTCCGGCGGTGGTGGGCGAGGGCGTCGAGGAAAGCATTGGCCGCCGCGTAGTTGCTTTGGCCGGGGCCGCCGAGGAGCCCCGCGACGG encodes:
- a CDS encoding class I SAM-dependent methyltransferase, translating into MYLTRNMLADRGAAFDWSDFFARGNVDRHLGQLDPLTLVNDLRDLLRENRPQFTFVVTRMLRALLQNVDTPGRKVLELGAGTGFLTRWLVSIYGMKGTLVDNNVEARRAFDALDDDTKSSIDYVMSDLFAYRPSERFDVVCSFGVIEHFADKTDILRAHADQLHDDGRLLLLVPMDTPLSRLFYELHPELNLGYRELWSAREFQTMLEGYGFDVERLETSRGYVYDMMGAVCRRRRNIQ